TGGATAGAGTTAATGTTAATGTATTGATATCTGACATATTTATCATGCAGTGGAATTTACAGTTTGAATTTTAAGACCATATTCTGATTATGTTTTCAAGTCAAGAAAACCCATCCACAAGAACAGACCCACCACAAGTGATGGATTTATATCTGTATACTTAAATCTATCTTCTACAAAGTGGAAAACACTGCATCATTCAGTATATAGACTGTAAAGGTCTTCTCAGACCATTGGTCATTTCTTAATATGGTAAGACTTTTTTTAGTAAAATTGTGGTTATTTTTCATAGCCACATCTATATTGCCATCTAGTGTATTCAAATGGAATTGTTTAACACATAACCCactagaaaatacatttttaccaaatttatataaatatacttCAGAGATATCCAGTTTAAGAGGACTACAAACAATATTAATTTCAGATGTCTTATAATTCTGAGTCTTGATTTGGTTTAGATATGGAGCAAAACCAAATTACATGAAATGCTGTTAAGTATAGCGCTAACCCTTTGCGATGTGTAGAGATGAATACACTTCAGGATAAGTTTCCATACTTCCGTACTGCACAGGCCAAAAGATGCAAATACACACATGTGAGATATCCAGAGATACTTCATTCTGCAAGAATACAGACAAATTTTTGCTGATCATCTGGAGCTCTGCTAAGCCGCATTGATGACGGCAGTTATGTTATGGAAATTCTTAACACAGTTTTGGACTTTCAGGAGTCTGAGATAACAGAGTAAAAGGCTGACTTTGCACTTTGCTATGTGCTCTTGAGAACATCTCTGCTCCCAAAATTCTACATGTTCTTTTTTGGCAGAACTTTGGGAAATGTCCCAGTGTACAAGCAGAAACACAccagggagagaaggaaggttCACGATCCTATCAGCTTGTGGtcacttttataaaaatatactcAACCATCTAAAAAAGCCTTTAGTagaatttaaaaacatctaCCTCATTGTGCTTAATGCCAGACATCCAAAAAGAACTGTGTGAATTAAGTTGTAAGCAGCATCAGGCTTCAGTATTATTGTGcattcttccattttttccatgaACTGGACTCGATTTGAACCACTAATTAAACAGAACGGGGAAAAAAGTGTTACATTAAATTCTGTAACATATTTCATATagttatctgtattttaaaaaggatttaatCCTTCTGATGCTAAAGGGCAAGACTACTGCTATTAGTCCACAACCTTCTATTGTATCTGGGATACAATGAGGCCTGACAGCACCAACTTGATGCAGCaacaggtatttattttcttgtttagtTTTCTGGAAATGCAATGGGTTTAAACAAGCTGGTTTAGCAGAAAGGCATTGGTTTATTGCTTGAAACAGCTGTTCCCACAGGGTTCACAGTACTTTTCATCAGAGAAGAACTTAActgtttttgggggggttgcTGGTATATCTGGATGCTACTAAAGCCATAGATTAGAAGCGAATCTACAGAAGAAATGTTGAAAGGACTGGTCATTGCTTGATGTGGCTGGTCCTGTGAATGTACATGAAAGGCTGatcaaaataaagcagctgCTTAAATGTGTGGGGTTTTCTCCCGTTTTTTCAGGTGGGGGATAATTGAGATAACTGTGCACTGTGCAAGATTAGAGTAATGTTTGGGATTACATTTAGGATTAGAAAAAGTAAGAGCTGCAGAGCCTTTTGTTTGTTATTGAAATTGattaatgcagaatttttgAAGAGGCTGGTTGAATAGTACCAAAATGTTTTTCGGATTACTATGACTTCACAATTATCATAACACTGTTTCAGAATGTCTTTCATCCTCTCCCTACCCACCCCAATCCCCCTTTTATCCCATTTTCCATAAAATCTACAATGAGTGGCATTAGCTACGTAACACTCCTTGAATTTTTGCTTAAACAAGTTTTATATCACTCCTAACTTTTGCCCAGGTTGTAAATGTAGAAGTGAGAGGTCTATAATGGaccatttactttttttttttttttaatagcgGTTCAGTGCTATTTTCAGTTCATTGATTTTCTTCTAGTGTTCTGCAAACACCTCCAAACCCTACAGATTAGCTATGAGAACTGGCAGCAGTGATGCACAGTTGCAGTCTACTCCTCCACCACTCCTGCTTCTTCACACAGATCACAGAGCACAGACTATTCCAAGCTCATTTTTGGGCAGTTTGAGGATACCACCAGGGGAATCTTTGATTGGGAGTCCTTTGCAcaaggaaaatgggatgaacTAAGAAACTAATGTTGTCTTCTATATAGACACCCTTCCCctgcttccccctgctcccaccccagaAAATCCAGCCAACCCCACACATACTGCAAAACTTCAACACACAGAAGAGCTTGAAGGAAGCTACAGAAGAATGTTTCTTTAGGTCTCGTTACATCCTTCACATTTTTAGCTTTAATAGGAAGTTAATTATTTTGTCTGATCTATTACATGTTCTACTGTTTCCTCAGTATCTGTGCAAAGTAATACTGAATGCTGCTGATTAAACTGCCAGCTCCTTAGCCTGttgaaaaaaattgattaaaaagtcaatcatttaaaaaacatattttacctGAGGTTCCGAAAGGCAACAATTATAGCTGCAACTGTCATAAGGAAGAGAACAAATATGTAGATGTAAAAAAGTAACGTATCCGAGAGTcttgaaaaagtatttaatggTAGTAAACCAAAAGCTTCTTCGCAAAGATACAGGTTAGCATCaaaatctctgaagaaaaaagaataaacccTGTCATCATGTATTTCATAACTTGATGTCAAAAAGGACCAAAGTCTCTCTTTTCCCAAGAAATTATAAAGCTACAGTTGTGTAGATtattataaaggaaaatatccaTCAATATATCACCAAGATTCTAAATGAGAATAACCTGCAGGCTTCACTTAATGAAGTCatacagaacagcaaaattGCAGCAAAATCATACCTTGTTGCCCCAAATCCAAATTTTGCCTTCAGGAATTTGAATATATGTTCATCTGACTCAAGGTTAAGAATTTTCtacaaagggggaaaaaggaaaggaaatcatATTATAAATTAACCTTCACCCAGTAAACAGTTTTTTCAtcaatttaaatgaaactgtGAAGCAACACAGGCTTACTGAGATAGGGTGCTTTGCAATAAGGTAAGCATTGAGTTTCTAATTATGGTCCTGCGGTCCAAAGGCGCAGTTACCTACTTTTTAGAATATCTATTAGGGTTAGTTTCTTATTTACGGATAAAGATTACCCAGGACAAGTTGGTTTTAGCTGTACTGCTTCTTTCAACGACTTATCATATCTTACTGCGATACTTTGATTTCCATGTGTACTAAATTTTTATCTGCTGATACAGATCTCTTGAAAAGACCAAaactcaaaagcagaaaaaatgttactgtcaCTAATGCTTGCAGGTATCTCTGTGCACAAGAAGCCACTAGAAGTATGGTATGGTCTACAACATTTTTATAACAagtattcatttttaatggcattcattgaaatgtaaattcaattaaaatctTTGCAAATGCTCAGCAGTATCAGAATGCAGTACAAATCTACAGTTGTTACAAAATTACAGGTGAGCATCAAATTACAAATATGTACTTGATTATTTGCTATTAACTTATGAAGTTTTAAGAATATGTTCTAAAAATCTATATAACAAAAAGATTAGCAAACCAGTAATTTCTAAAATGCAGTCTCTGAAATGCAGTGAAATCTCATTGCAATTTTCATTTAGTATTACTGTAGATTGTAACAAATAGCTTTTAGCATAATACATTTTGTAACtttagatattaaaaattatttgcttaccttgatgaatttatttattatgaGAGTCAGGCACAAGACAAATAGTACGTGGATGATAAGTTTCCCAAGCCTGTTAAGCAAGCCGCCCTTTTTTAGGTTTTtctagaaagaagaaaatactagtATTGAAGTACTTTTTTGTACGTATTAGgaacaaaagcaacacagatattttgaaatagcTTACCTTCTAGGCCTGATAAGGATCAAATTTCTATTAGGTTTATGTAAGCAAAAACATATATGTAACCAAGTATCCAGAATAAAGATACATTTCTCCAACAAAACTGAAGGGACAATACCATAAGAACTCCCCAGGGTAGTGATCTGGCAGAGTTTTGTAACTAGCCAAATCGCCTTCCttcagaggaattttttttattcatttttattacatttatagAACTGCTGGCATCCAGTGAAACTGTGGCTGTGTTCCAAGATTCCCCTGATTTCAGTAGTATCGTGTgccttttgaaataaatattcattagaCCTTCCACCTAAACACGGCAAAGCTGTCTTTTGGCTTTAACTGTCAGCTGATAGAATTTTGGAGCAATTTTCCAGTTCAAAGCTGCAAATACACGAACGGTTCTTTGGCTGCTCACAGGCAATTTCGATTAAGTCCAGACATTATCTATCTATAAAAACCACAGTCCTGATTTTAAAAGTCACGAGTGACAGACAGCAGGAATGGCCCTGTAAGTTCATACATTCTGGTTAGAGGCTGTTGTCAATGCCAGTatcagaaaaaaggtaactgtaaatacaggaaaaaaatcctaatctttgaaagaaataatagatATCAGTAAACTGAATGTACCTAATTCTCACAGAATATTTTGGTGGAGGCAGATCCATAAATCCAAGACAAGTCCTGCTAAAACAGGTGTAAAGTCCATTTATGCAATTTTTTTGCGGGATGCAAACTGCAACTTGCACAATCTAAATGTTAATAGTAATCACAGAATTATGGTGTCTGATATGCTTGGCGATGCTGTAGTTAGTGTAATTGAATTCATTATTTGATCATGCAATGTTTTTGTTGCTTTACGCTATAGTAATTTCTCTAATTAGTATTAGTAATTTAAGATTATAATGCATATAAATTACTCATTTACCTATATAAATCACACTCTCTATTTAGtagtacaaaaatatttttattacctaCCTGGATTGTTCTTGCTATCAAGACAGAAGCATTAAAACTTATAAGCAATGATCCAAGAATCATGGAATTAAAGAACTGTAGGACACAGACTAGCAGTAATCCAGAAATCTGAATGATATAGAGCCATGTAACCTGCAAcaataatgagatttttatgCCTACAAAACTTTATAGTCatagctgcttttctttgcatatgttttataaattatttcaacatcaattatttctacaaaaaaaaataatcatcttgCACTAAATCATTACACTTAGAGCCATTACTATATCCTTTCTACCTTTATGTCCTGACCTAGTTGTGTTAATATTTTATACCTAGGGAAGCCTGGTGCTATAATAAAGTAGGTACGTTAAACAATTGCAGAGTGAGGAAAACATTAATTACTTAATATTTGGAagttgttttgtattttctttagtcaaagaagtatttctgtatCCTCTCTAATGTCTTTATGACTAAAGAGTAATGGCTCCGTGCCGTTCAGCAATCAAACATCAGCTGATTTCTATAACTTTTTTCTAATACTTTAGTATAGTCCTTTTTGAGCTATGCTAAACTATTATGAACATTCAGCTgaatgcaaacagcaaaaactGGCTGATTTTCTGATACAGCGGTaccaaaatataaattttacCTGACACAAAGATCCTGAGTTCAGTCTTGTATTACAGCAGTGGTGTCAGTATCAAATGGCCCAACAAACTTCAATTGTTTTAAGTAGCACTTTTTTGAAAACTAATATGGAATAAGAGTGGTGCAGTAAGTCCATTTTAGTATAATTCAGGATGAAGCTGGTATTTGCCAACTTTTAAGGTAGCTGAGATTAGTCACACTAATTGCTAACCTCAGCTTACATTTGCAGATGTAATGAAGAGTTTAGAAACGGTTAAATAAACTACATTTATCTTCATATGCAGCCAccataataattttcagttaaattaatACAATAACTAATATTCAAGTCTGCTTCAAATTTAACATTAAATTACTTTAATGAAGAGAATTAACTCTTCACCCTACTGCACCCTTCCTTAAAGTTAGAACTTTTTTCAAGTAGCATGAGCTTTTACAAGAGCTAAAATCATCTCAGTAGAATTTCACAGTGACATTAAATTCAAAGATAATGTTTCCATCTTCTACAGCATACTTCTATTTCCTAAGATTGACTGTAAATGATCCCGTATCTTCTTAGTAACACTTGTTTTACTTTTTGGCTCATTCAGTTCAGCAACAAAGCAGTGACAATGCTGTTATTTTGCAGTGGATTTGAGTGTATGAAAGATAACCACTTCTCTTGAGCAATCTGGTCtatcttcttccttctctttgtggTACAGTGCTACACCAAACTTTCAAACAAGGATGCACAATACTTGAGGCAAGATTCATACATTGTTATGACTTCAGCTTAGGCAAAGTCTTCttaggcaattttttttcccctggccaCTTCCAGAGGTCATGCTTAAGCTGTGGTATTAGATCAACCGTTATGATGGTGTTTAAAAGCAATTCCTTAATAGTGTCAAAACATGGCtgtgtttaaacaaaaattaaacaatagAAGTGAATTAcataaagtgaaataaaatcagctgaaaagcaaattgGAAATGGTGTTGTTTTGATTATTCATTCTTACACTTGCAGTATATACACTGTGATTACttaaaagcacaaagcagcacGGTGTACAATCTGCATCACTTTGGGCATTCAGGCCACTGGTTAGTAAAATATGTCCAGAACTGTCAGCTTTatgatagaaaagaaaaatatttggtcAAACATAACCTTACCTTTGCTGTGGGAAGCATGTCAAAGCAGTCCAGTATGAATAATGCTAATGCTTGTATCAGCATCATAAACTGATTAAATTGCCAAGTCAGGCTAAAGAGAAATGTTGCTATGAATACAGCCATAAGCGTCAATCTCTGGAAGGAGAGAACAAAGTTTTATTTAACTTCATAGTTTCcttcattaaaaacacaaaacaaccaacccccctcaagaaaaccaaccaaaatccaccttaatttggttttattttaaatccatttctAAAACATTAACGTAGGTTTTCTAACTGCAGTAACTGCTTGGAGGATAATGAAAGTTTTTTGGAGTTACAGGCTCTTGTATTTATGCCTGTACTTTACCACTGTAATACCCCTTCCAAGAAAATAGTGAGATCTCAAATAGTTTCAGACCATAGATTAACATGCAATACATGTTTTACTATGCAATAAATAGCAGTTGCTTGATCAAATGAGGAGTAATAACTCAAGAACTGTTTGTCAAAGAAACTGTATCACCgatttgcttttattcttgcAGATCAGGACAACCTCTTAGATTTGTAAAccaaatgaattaaaaagacAATCTTTAATCCTTATGCTTTATaagcttttctcttcctgccCATTTTGTGTTACTCtcatgttttcttaaatacagtGTTGTCTTGTACTTCAGAGCTTGCCTTTTTTCATCACTGAGCATATGTATTCCTTTGTACTTCTACCGCATCTACATTAATAGAAGGCTCATCTGATTAATGTTTTCAACAGCATgacacgtgtgtgtgtgtatatcgACTGCTATAACACTTGGTAAGTATTTTGACCTAAGTTTTAGAGATAGTTTTCTGATACTGTTGTCATGCTTGTTAGAAATACTCACTTCTTGAACAGGCTGTAGATGAGTTCTGAACAGGTATGTGATGGCTGCTATTTGGACAGCAAAGAATGGTAGTGCCCAGTTCTCTCTTAAAGGAATGGTGAATTCCACTCTTGTAGTATCTACTCtgtacaaaacaaacaagactttcataaatttaaaacaattaaaacaccAACCTGGTAACAGAGAGGTTGCATACAGGCGTCTTTGTGGTATTTTAACTACTTCTTGATAAAAACAGAGGCTCTACACTCCCTTCAACATGCCTGGCTCTGAAAAAAATCGTTCTGGAAGTCACCCATTGTTTCTGTACCACAAATGTTGTATTTGAGCTTCACTTACTGTTAAAAAACTTATACTGTGGATTAAGTCTTACGAAGCACAGCTTGGGTaattgaaaaatgaacaaatgctaaaacaaaaacaaacccaaaatccAGCATGTGGAGTTTTCACACCACAGGTAATTTTACTTCACTTTTTGGTTTGTGGAAAGCATGTGTAGGAATAAACAGGTATCAGTTTCTTCACTGTGATCTCAGTGCATTGGATTTAAACACTGCTAAACTGGTTAGGAATCTCCAGTCATTTTTTTGAATGTTCGAACATAGTAAGTATGTGGTGGAAGTTAAGTTCCCCAAAGGTTAGTCATTTAcaaaaactgaattaaatgttaaaaccaaaaaaacatttccccctttttttttgcatagaggaagcatttgttaaaaaggaaagtaagcACAAGATGTGCTTAgcttgatgaaaaaaaatgtctaaaatgGAGTTACTCAGTAGCCTCAGATGTACGTCATCTGGACAGAAAGTCTTTATCTAAATCAGTTCCATGtacttattttatttgcataagGGATAACAAGCTTCCATTGTTCATGGACTAttagaaagatggagaaaacaaCTATGCTCTAAATATTCTGTAAATGGAAAAGATGACCTCATGAAATACACAAGTGAACTACTGCACACTGCATGTATTATTTAATTACTTTCATCTTTggagaaagaaacagtttcCCACTATGTACACCTATAATCATTCTGTAACAGACATGCTTGCAGATAAAACTCCTTTACAGCTGCTAATTCACATACCAAACAGTTTTGATAGAACTGACActgcaatctttttttcttaattaatttacAGATAACAGCCCAGTCACCAATATTAACTTCATGCCAGCAGCTTACTGCTGGCATAAAGACAGTTCTTTAGTTTTTCTCTCCAAATTGAGAATTCTTCAAGTGCTAAAGCACTAAAACAGCTCAATTACCATCTTTTTTCTCTGAGTCTTAGTGCAGGAGATGTCTACAGGAAtaaggaaacagagaaagctgaCTGATGGTCTTTGTTGAAGGAATCCCTGGAGGCTGGATGTAGGGCTGTGAGGAGAGACCTGAAGGGCACATATGTATGTAGGTGTCTTTAACACCGAAGGGATCCTAGGATGGAGAAGACAGGGTACATCATCTGGAGATCCAGACTCCTCTGAAATACGTAGGCTACTTTCAGAGACCAATTTAAGCcaaatttttcaattttctaCTCCTACTTCTTGAAACTTTAAAATCCTAGCCTGCGGTTAGCTCACTTTGTTTTATactacttaaaacattttttccattttctggctAATCTGGAGAGAGgctttataatttcattttttttgtccaaTTAATCATGCATTTGAATCACGCCCTGTAATGCCTTACCTTTGAAATGAGGTACAATTTTAGAAACACCGAATGTTTAATCTCACTTACCTGTTTGTAATGTACCAGCAAGCTGCCAACAACCCTGAAAGCCATGTTCCACTAAGAAGCCAGCTTGTTACATACAGAGCAATGACATAAACTGCCTGAAGTCCAAACAAAGtgtagatataaaaataaacgGGCTCTAGGTATTGCTGTAAAACACAAGAATACTGATGTTGACATAAAACACTCATGGCGGGGGGATTATACTTACTATGAATTAGGTTctaattttacaaattaaaaaggtATCAGGAATATTTCTAATTAGAAAATAACTAAAAAGGGGAGCTATCATTCACTGCGCAATCTTCATAATGCACTTACAATCTAAAGCCATAAATAAATGCCTACCTGAATTGGAAGAATCCTATACAGAATGCTGAGAAACACCTCCTGGTAAACATTCATTCTTTCAAGTATGTTAATTGTCCTCACAGATTCAGTTTTATTGTCATATACTAAACCATGTAAACCTTAATGATAAAGAGAAATTGAAATAGGAGATTGTCATTTTCCCCCTCCATCTTCATTTGAACAGTGAATAACtttttcaaaggtattttaGGATCTCTCATCAAAAACTGCAAACTTTTGAGTCAAGGATTCAGAGGATCACATTACCTCTGAATCAACATGACCTTCTGAGGTCTTCAGTCTCCCTGCTTCAAATGTGACTGAGAGTGCTAAATCAAGTACTATGTATTTAGTAATGTAGAAAACACGTATTTTTACACTTACATTCCTAGCACAGAATCTGTGGTACATACTGGATCTTGAGAATCATTCTCGTCACTACATTGAACACAGGTGATGTTAATACTGACAAATGTGTACTATGAGCAAAATTGCTAGGCAGCAACAGTTAAGTATCTAGAAAACATGAGACTGTCACAGAAAACCCCATCATCATATATGACTTCCTTGGAAGCTGCTCATTGTGTCACTTACTGTCCAGGcatacagcaaaaaaattgCCACTTCCCACAAATAGCTCATAATTCAAATGAAAcgagaagaataaaaatgaaagtaataaCTGAATAAACCAGCAAGGCTGAAACCTTAACAGATACGAAGTTGTCCCTCAAAGCGACTGCCTTCATCAGAATGTGAGCGTGTGGCACAGAAACCAATGTATCATTGTGAAATTTATTACGTCCATGACTTTGTGGCTCCTTGGTGTATGAAGAGAGTAAATCTGTCTGCAGTACAATTGTTACACTATCTTTCGCAGTTACGGTATTCCTTGTTCTCaactacatttgaaaaattattaaaaagtcaGCTGGCAACACGAAGTAAAACTTACTTTACAGTTTACAATACCTTGCTGGATGGAAGCAGCCTGAATCATCTGTTTGTAGTAGGAATAATAAAGTCCACATTCTGTTCTGAATGAAATTTCTCTTTCGACTTCCTGCAAGTGAAAGTTCAATAGTAAAGTCactttccatttgcttttcacAATCACATGAAGCAGCCTTCAGCTCAAATTCTTGCGGCACCAGGGAAATTAACCTATACAGTGGCTTGAGTCTTTGGCTCCTTGCATTCCAATGCAACTTAGTtcaaataaagataaaatacatggaaaaattaGGGTGATAGGTAAATGGCTGAAGTGTCAATGCCTCTGCTAACTGGGAAAACGCGTATGTCTTTTATGATTCTGATAGGCTGTTCAGAAACAttttggatctttttttttttttttttaatattcagcatTTAGATAGTGCAGTGGCCAACAGCTGGACTTTAACGCTGCATACGCTTGCTCCATGCACTTAACCTTTTCTTCCAGATGTAGATATCCCATAGTGTTCCATGGCTTTGCCACCTTAAGGCTCAATTAACTCACTGTGCTATACTTGGGACTGCATCATAATACCACTCTGGTACTTCAGCTGGCaggttctgctgctgcccactTGTTAAATGCTGGTTCTTGCAGGAAGCCAGCTGTTCATCACTCTCATACTAAAAATTACGGGTTTAAAGGAAAAGTGATTCTTAGTTTTTAGGTGTAGGTAAAgttactgttttaaatgtaaaagtgttcaaattatttaaactaGGTTCACTTCAAACGGTGCCTTTTTCTTGGCTGATATTGCAGCAGGTTGAGTCTAGCAAGATACGAAAGTTCTAGAGAAAACTGCTCTCAGTACAGGATCTCTGCTTTGCAATTCACCTCCTTTTGTTAACTCATTAGTTGTGAAGACCTAATGAAATTTAACACAATCAGAGCCTTGGGCAACcacatttaaacaaagtaaGACTGAACCAACAACCAATCTGAAGAGAAAGAATAGGcattgtatatatttttttattattattagtgatatttttagttgtttatataaaaacatCCCAGCAAACATATTTCATGAGCAGTAAGTTAGAAAACGTTTATATACAGACCTGAAAATCTAGTAAGATTCCTGTATGTGATGTACGCAAGTCATTAAGACATTTAAGTggtgtttctaaaaataatcttatcaATTCAGCTTTCTTCACAAAAAACCATTACTGAAATAACAGAATGCTAGtgttttctgagatttttatgAATGCCATTCTGGTTAATGCAACCTTGTGTAGAATCCCAAGActtttcatctttcttataTAGTCCTATCTCTTTTGCTGGAACAGAATCAATACTATTTCAGAGATAACATAAAgctagataaaaaaaaatcatgttccTCCCTCCTCTGGCCCAGTataaaatcttatttcaaaCGTGTTTTATTGAAGTCAACTCTTGACAAACTAAACCAACATTAGTTCCGATCTGAGAAAAATCAACAGATAAAAATGCATCTGATTCAATGTAAGTTTACAATTAAACTCTCCAGCTGCTCTATGACATACAAATCATTGTAATatcagcagaagaaactgaCACTGGCACTAAATACTAAAAGCCACACACTTGGCAAAATGAGAATGCTGGATTTTGAACGAGCTCTA
This genomic window from Falco rusticolus isolate bFalRus1 chromosome 15, bFalRus1.pri, whole genome shotgun sequence contains:
- the DPY19L3 gene encoding probable C-mannosyltransferase DPY19L3 isoform X1 → MTTIRQRRVGKGTEVPEDQPPEEKNVKPDGKIVSDHTGGKLWNILSITVGGILAISLGLLTSVYVATLHENDLWFSNIKEVEREISFRTECGLYYSYYKQMIQAASIQQGLHGLVYDNKTESVRTINILERMNVYQEVFLSILYRILPIQQYLEPVYFYIYTLFGLQAVYVIALYVTSWLLSGTWLSGLLAACWYITNRVDTTRVEFTIPLRENWALPFFAVQIAAITYLFRTHLQPVQERLTLMAVFIATFLFSLTWQFNQFMMLIQALALFILDCFDMLPTAKVTWLYIIQISGLLLVCVLQFFNSMILGSLLISFNASVLIARTIQKNLKKGGLLNRLGKLIIHVLFVLCLTLIINKFIKKILNLESDEHIFKFLKAKFGFGATRDFDANLYLCEEAFGLLPLNTFSRLSDTLLFYIYIFVLFLMTVAAIIVAFRNLSGSNRVQFMEKMEECTIILKPDAAYNLIHTVLFGCLALSTMRMKYLWISHMCVFASFGLCSTEVWKLILKCIHLYTSQRTRVIKYSIPIITLVFISYKFWPGIMDELSELREFYDPDTVELMNWIKSNTPNTAVFAGSMQLLAGVKLCTGRTLTNHPHYEDKNLRERTKQVYQMYAKRSPEDVYRILRSFGTDYVILEDSICYERRHSRGCRLRDLLDIANGHIMDGLGENEPDLKPSLYPRFCEEIKKNLPSYTIHFTRVFQNKTFHVYKLAKHK
- the DPY19L3 gene encoding probable C-mannosyltransferase DPY19L3 isoform X2, which encodes MASQWMKCSFYLEVEREISFRTECGLYYSYYKQMIQAASIQQGLHGLVYDNKTESVRTINILERMNVYQEVFLSILYRILPIQQYLEPVYFYIYTLFGLQAVYVIALYVTSWLLSGTWLSGLLAACWYITNRVDTTRVEFTIPLRENWALPFFAVQIAAITYLFRTHLQPVQERLTLMAVFIATFLFSLTWQFNQFMMLIQALALFILDCFDMLPTAKVTWLYIIQISGLLLVCVLQFFNSMILGSLLISFNASVLIARTIQKNLKKGGLLNRLGKLIIHVLFVLCLTLIINKFIKKILNLESDEHIFKFLKAKFGFGATRDFDANLYLCEEAFGLLPLNTFSRLSDTLLFYIYIFVLFLMTVAAIIVAFRNLSGSNRVQFMEKMEECTIILKPDAAYNLIHTVLFGCLALSTMRMKYLWISHMCVFASFGLCSTEVWKLILKCIHLYTSQRTRVIKYSIPIITLVFISYKFWPGIMDELSELREFYDPDTVELMNWIKSNTPNTAVFAGSMQLLAGVKLCTGRTLTNHPHYEDKNLRERTKQVYQMYAKRSPEDVYRILRSFGTDYVILEDSICYERRHSRGCRLRDLLDIANGHIMDGLGENEPDLKPSLYPRFCEEIKKNLPSYTIHFTRVFQNKTFHVYKLAKHK